One genomic segment of Arcobacter porcinus includes these proteins:
- a CDS encoding zonular occludens toxin domain-containing protein, whose product MTTFLTGVPGGAKSYFGIFEISKFFSIFLKDNKKFKSHISKSNPYKACLTNINEIKLDKFENVSLFDFQKFYVILTVLHSMFKSGKNDTELLQYLEDNNIVFADTLIVVDECQNFLEKDDTILVWWLSYHRHFHQDIILITQNLDLVNKKYFAFSEIYLKAIPSSKKISNNQMIYQQFTSPKLYKNSQANTIKLPVVAELFTYYKSGANQQSKSFILHYIKISIFIFVTLMILFFLFIKSKSPDKEYTETNTYHEQPKQKTPILKTKSFFDNADLKLFVFNCFDDYCYFDSSSKIPKTLFEAVIQQIETKLISKREYNNSTDFYIITNKNNFEFIKKENEDEKTSISNPIFK is encoded by the coding sequence ATGACTACTTTTTTAACTGGTGTTCCTGGTGGTGCAAAGTCTTATTTTGGAATTTTCGAAATTTCTAAATTCTTTTCTATATTTTTAAAAGATAATAAAAAATTCAAATCACATATTTCAAAGTCTAATCCTTATAAAGCTTGTTTAACAAATATAAATGAAATAAAATTAGATAAATTTGAGAATGTTTCTTTATTTGACTTTCAGAAATTCTATGTAATTTTAACTGTTTTACACTCTATGTTTAAGTCTGGTAAAAATGATACTGAATTACTTCAATATTTAGAAGATAATAATATTGTTTTTGCTGACACTTTAATAGTTGTAGATGAGTGTCAAAATTTTTTAGAAAAAGATGATACTATTTTGGTTTGGTGGCTCTCTTATCATAGACATTTTCATCAAGATATAATCTTAATTACTCAAAATTTAGATTTAGTAAATAAAAAATATTTTGCTTTCTCTGAAATATATTTAAAAGCTATTCCATCATCTAAAAAAATATCAAATAATCAAATGATTTATCAGCAATTTACTAGTCCTAAGCTATATAAAAACTCACAAGCTAATACAATTAAGCTTCCAGTTGTAGCTGAATTATTTACTTATTATAAATCAGGTGCAAATCAACAAAGCAAAAGTTTTATTCTTCACTATATAAAAATCTCAATATTTATATTTGTTACTTTGATGATTTTATTCTTTTTGTTTATAAAAAGTAAAAGTCCAGATAAAGAATATACAGAAACAAACACTTACCATGAGCAACCAAAACAAAAAACACCAATTCTAAAAACTAAAAGCTTTTTTGATAATGCAGATCTAAAGCTATTTGTTTTTAACTGTTTTGATGATTACTGCTATTTTGATAGTAGTTCAAAAATTCCTAAAACTCTATTTGAAGCTGTAATACAACAAATAGAAACAAAACTAATTTCTAAAAGAGAATATAACAACTCAACAGATTTTTACATAATCACAAACAAAAATAATTTTGAATTTATTAAAAAGGAAAATGAAGATGAAAAAACTAGCATTTCTAATCCTATTTTTAAATAG
- a CDS encoding helix-turn-helix domain-containing protein has product MENFEKVINKLKKALNVSTDKELAEKLNMKNNTFSERKRTSSLPHNEILSICITEKLDLNSIYTDNTILGKSINYKEEIINNLEIFDEKQIKYFYHLMEAEKIRN; this is encoded by the coding sequence ATGGAAAACTTTGAAAAAGTAATTAATAAGTTAAAGAAAGCTTTGAATGTATCGACAGATAAGGAATTAGCTGAAAAACTGAATATGAAAAATAATACTTTTAGTGAGAGAAAAAGAACATCTTCTCTACCTCATAATGAAATATTATCTATATGCATAACAGAAAAACTGGATTTGAATAGTATTTATACAGATAATACGATTTTGGGAAAAAGTATAAATTACAAAGAAGAAATTATTAATAATTTAGAAATATTTGATGAAAAACAAATAAAATATTTTTATCATCTTATGGAAGCAGAAAAAATAAGAAACTAA
- a CDS encoding restriction endonuclease, whose amino-acid sequence MEILFIIIFIIAITLKASTKRTRKKSYKNNDYEFFFNRKNDKNHFSNKKYNSSYFTNLKQSQEKQQRTKSNYFTNLKNNIKQGLEKDIIEINKFKDKKQNTNTETNQSKRTKYKPYTEEEKKAYGQRMKELREKGKEYEKYVASHFKIDGYEIFLNGIKNGVRDNGIDIICTKDNEMILIQCKNWKADTKYKINHEKLKAFVGSCTEYVNQNKLFDKNIKLKFITSNYILDKSGEHFINESKTLQYQVIEY is encoded by the coding sequence ATGGAAATTTTATTTATTATAATTTTTATAATAGCAATAACTTTAAAAGCATCAACTAAAAGAACAAGAAAAAAAAGCTATAAAAACAATGACTATGAATTTTTCTTTAATAGAAAAAATGACAAAAATCATTTTAGTAATAAAAAATATAATAGCAGCTATTTTACAAATCTAAAACAATCTCAAGAAAAACAACAAAGAACAAAATCAAACTATTTTACAAATCTTAAAAATAATATCAAACAAGGATTAGAAAAAGATATTATAGAAATTAATAAGTTTAAAGACAAAAAACAAAATACAAATACAGAAACTAACCAAAGCAAAAGAACAAAATATAAACCATATACAGAAGAAGAAAAGAAAGCTTATGGGCAAAGAATGAAAGAGTTAAGAGAAAAAGGCAAAGAATATGAAAAATATGTTGCTAGTCATTTTAAAATAGATGGATATGAAATCTTTTTAAATGGTATTAAAAATGGTGTTAGAGATAATGGCATAGATATTATTTGTACGAAAGACAATGAAATGATTTTAATTCAATGTAAGAACTGGAAAGCAGATACAAAATATAAGATTAATCACGAAAAATTAAAAGCATTTGTTGGGAGCTGTACAGAATATGTAAATCAAAATAAGCTTTTTGATAAAAATATAAAACTTAAATTTATTACATCAAACTATATTTTGGATAAATCAGGGGAACACTTTATAAATGAAAGTAAAACTTTACAATATCAAGTGATAGAGTATTAA
- a CDS encoding DnaJ domain-containing protein gives MNYEEFIEAVELFGIISNMSKKDIKKRYLKLSKKYHPDMESGSHEKFTKLKESYDILQNYMENYSFSFEADEFKKQFPSFMNYKNWVK, from the coding sequence ATGAATTATGAAGAGTTTATTGAAGCTGTTGAGCTTTTTGGAATTATCTCAAATATGAGTAAAAAAGATATAAAAAAGAGATATTTGAAGCTATCAAAAAAATATCATCCAGATATGGAAAGTGGTAGCCACGAAAAATTTACAAAACTTAAAGAATCTTATGATATTTTGCAAAATTATATGGAAAATTATAGTTTCTCATTTGAAGCAGATGAGTTTAAAAAACAGTTTCCATCTTTTATGAATTATAAGAATTGGGTTAAATAA
- a CDS encoding glycoside hydrolase family 3 N-terminal domain-containing protein, whose protein sequence is MRIVVIALLLSVLVFSNDNLSKKELERMAAKMVVLGFHGTKIDENSQIYKDVKAGLGGVILFDKDPNDKTKEKNIVSKEQLKELNISLQNISSQKLLIGIDQEGGAVQRLNEKYGFSNTLRASEISKNGEEFAKNSYKTMANELNSVGINLNFAPSVDLAINEKNRVIVTRGRSYSKDSDEVIKYSSIFVEELKNKGIFASLKHFPGHGSSLADSHHGFVDITKTWSKKELEPYRYFIDNDIVDIIMTAHVFNSNLDEYYPATLSYNINTTLLREELGFEGVLITDDLQMSAITKHYSTKETIITAINSGVNLLLFANQLAKPIKLQEIVDVVVNAVETGDISIEKIIDSNKKIDNLLK, encoded by the coding sequence TTGAGAATAGTAGTTATAGCTTTGCTTTTATCAGTTCTAGTTTTTTCAAATGATAATTTGAGTAAAAAAGAGCTTGAAAGAATGGCTGCAAAAATGGTTGTTTTAGGTTTTCATGGAACAAAAATTGATGAAAATTCACAAATATATAAAGATGTAAAAGCAGGGCTTGGTGGAGTTATTCTTTTTGATAAAGATCCAAATGATAAAACAAAAGAAAAAAATATTGTAAGTAAAGAGCAATTAAAAGAGTTAAATATTAGTTTACAAAATATAAGTTCACAAAAACTTTTGATAGGAATTGATCAAGAAGGTGGAGCTGTACAAAGATTAAATGAAAAATATGGTTTTTCTAATACTTTAAGAGCAAGTGAAATATCAAAAAATGGTGAAGAGTTTGCAAAAAATAGCTATAAGACTATGGCAAATGAGTTAAACTCTGTTGGAATAAATTTAAATTTTGCACCATCTGTTGATTTAGCTATAAATGAAAAAAATAGAGTAATTGTAACAAGAGGAAGAAGTTATAGTAAAGATTCAGATGAAGTTATAAAATATTCATCTATATTTGTAGAAGAGCTAAAAAACAAAGGGATTTTTGCAAGTTTGAAGCATTTTCCAGGTCATGGTTCTTCTTTAGCTGATTCTCATCATGGCTTTGTAGATATTACAAAAACTTGGAGTAAAAAAGAGTTAGAACCTTATAGATACTTTATAGATAATGATATAGTTGATATTATTATGACAGCACATGTATTTAACTCAAATTTAGATGAATATTATCCAGCAACACTTTCATACAATATAAATACAACACTTTTAAGAGAAGAACTTGGGTTTGAAGGTGTTTTAATAACAGATGATTTACAAATGAGTGCTATAACAAAACACTATTCAACAAAAGAGACAATAATAACTGCAATAAATAGTGGTGTAAATCTTTTATTATTTGCAAATCAATTAGCAAAACCAATAAAACTTCAAGAGATAGTTGATGTTGTAGTAAATGCAGTAGAAACAGGCGATATCTCAATAGAAAAAATAATAGACTCAAACAAAAAAATAGATAATCTTCTAAAATAA
- a CDS encoding ArsR/SmtB family transcription factor — translation MKKEECCDHTNEVERVKKNIVCDETLYDVAELFKAFADTTRIKIISVLKDDELCVGAISELINVSQSAVSHQLRALRNAKIVKSRREGKQIYYLLDDEHIKKIYDMGLEHIVKG, via the coding sequence ATGAAAAAAGAGGAGTGTTGTGATCACACAAATGAGGTAGAAAGAGTAAAGAAAAATATAGTTTGTGATGAAACTCTTTATGATGTAGCCGAACTATTTAAAGCTTTTGCAGATACAACAAGAATAAAAATAATATCAGTTTTAAAAGATGATGAGCTTTGTGTTGGAGCTATAAGTGAGCTTATAAATGTAAGTCAATCAGCAGTTTCACATCAGTTAAGAGCTTTAAGAAATGCAAAAATAGTAAAAAGTAGAAGAGAAGGAAAACAGATCTATTATCTATTAGATGATGAACATATTAAAAAAATATATGATATGGGATTAGAACATATTGTAAAAGGTTGA
- a CDS encoding heavy metal translocating P-type ATPase: protein MKKVKLGNLDCASCALKIEKTLEKMDELKDVKVNFSTLTLSFEQNTKDDILEKIEKEIQKVESDVYIEKEKKRVEKTFWQNLDKKALYIVLISIAMTFISYNYVENSVLQILIYLSAYLLVGWNVVTSAIKNLFSGKVFDENFLMTIATIGAFALSDFVEAISVMIFYQVGEMFQGVAVNRSRDNINSLIDIKPEFAFVKEGEKIVEKSPEDVKIGDTVLVKAGEKVPVDGVLISENCSFDTSAITGEFKPRSLKKDEEILSGFINVSKAVYIKASSEYQNSTIAKIVELIENASLKKANAEKFITKFATVYTPIVVALAVLLAFVPPLLIDGALFSDWIERALVLLVISCPCALLVSVPLSFFSAIGAVSKKGVLVKGANYIEKLTEIDSVVFDKTGTLTKGVFELTKIKAFDISEDELLKYAAHIESFSTHPIAKSIVKAYKGEINLKDVEENEEISGFGIKAKVLGKDILIGNRKLLNKFDIEINNEIKEESGLVYIAINSKFAGYIVISDIIKPEAKEFIEDLKELNISKTYMLSGDRKEVAQSVANSIGIDEVRYELLPQDKLKIYNEIKTNRAKTTAFVGDGINDAPTLANADIGFAMGGVGSDLAIRSADIIVLNDNLNSISDSIKIARKTKTILYQNIVFIMAIKIGFLFLGAGAVIGMKEAIFADVGVALLAIFNSMRILKDIKK, encoded by the coding sequence ATGAAAAAGGTAAAATTAGGAAATCTTGATTGTGCATCTTGTGCATTAAAAATAGAAAAAACTTTAGAAAAAATGGATGAACTAAAAGATGTAAAGGTAAATTTCTCAACTTTAACTCTTAGTTTTGAACAAAATACAAAAGATGATATTTTGGAAAAAATAGAAAAAGAGATACAAAAAGTAGAGAGTGATGTTTATATTGAAAAAGAGAAAAAAAGAGTAGAAAAAACATTTTGGCAAAACTTAGATAAAAAAGCTTTATATATTGTTTTAATATCAATTGCTATGACATTTATCTCATATAATTATGTAGAAAACAGTGTTTTACAAATTTTAATATATTTAAGTGCTTATTTACTTGTTGGTTGGAATGTTGTTACAAGTGCAATTAAAAACCTATTTAGTGGTAAAGTTTTTGATGAAAACTTCTTAATGACAATTGCAACTATTGGAGCATTTGCTTTATCTGATTTTGTAGAAGCAATATCTGTTATGATTTTTTATCAAGTTGGAGAGATGTTTCAAGGAGTTGCAGTTAATCGATCAAGAGATAATATAAACTCGCTTATTGATATAAAACCAGAGTTTGCTTTTGTAAAAGAGGGTGAGAAAATAGTAGAAAAATCTCCAGAAGATGTAAAAATAGGTGATACAGTTTTAGTAAAAGCTGGAGAGAAAGTTCCTGTTGATGGAGTTTTAATAAGTGAGAATTGTTCATTTGATACAAGTGCTATAACAGGAGAATTTAAACCAAGAAGTCTAAAAAAAGATGAAGAGATTTTAAGTGGATTTATAAATGTATCAAAAGCAGTATATATAAAGGCAAGTTCTGAGTATCAAAATTCAACGATAGCAAAAATAGTTGAATTAATAGAAAATGCAAGTTTGAAAAAAGCAAATGCAGAAAAGTTTATAACAAAATTTGCAACAGTTTATACACCAATTGTTGTTGCATTAGCAGTATTACTTGCTTTTGTTCCACCACTTTTAATAGATGGTGCATTGTTTTCAGATTGGATTGAAAGAGCTTTAGTTCTTTTAGTTATATCTTGTCCTTGTGCTTTACTTGTATCTGTTCCTTTATCGTTTTTTAGTGCAATAGGAGCTGTTTCAAAAAAAGGTGTTCTGGTAAAGGGTGCAAACTATATAGAAAAATTAACAGAGATTGATAGTGTTGTATTTGATAAAACAGGAACTCTTACAAAAGGTGTTTTTGAACTTACAAAGATAAAAGCATTTGATATAAGTGAAGATGAGCTATTAAAGTATGCAGCACATATTGAAAGTTTTTCAACTCATCCAATAGCAAAATCAATAGTAAAAGCCTATAAAGGTGAGATAAATTTAAAAGATGTCGAAGAAAATGAAGAGATAAGTGGTTTTGGAATAAAAGCTAAGGTTTTAGGAAAAGATATTTTAATAGGAAATAGAAAGCTTTTAAATAAGTTTGATATAGAGATAAATAATGAAATAAAAGAAGAATCAGGACTGGTTTATATAGCAATAAATAGCAAATTTGCTGGATATATTGTAATAAGTGATATTATAAAACCTGAAGCAAAAGAGTTTATAGAAGATTTAAAAGAGTTAAATATTTCAAAAACATATATGCTAAGTGGAGATAGAAAAGAAGTTGCACAAAGTGTAGCAAATAGCATTGGAATTGATGAAGTAAGATATGAACTTCTTCCTCAAGATAAATTAAAAATATATAATGAAATAAAAACAAACAGAGCAAAAACAACTGCTTTTGTAGGAGATGGAATAAATGATGCTCCAACTTTAGCAAATGCTGATATTGGTTTTGCAATGGGTGGAGTTGGAAGTGATTTAGCTATAAGATCGGCTGATATTATAGTTTTAAATGATAATTTAAACTCTATTAGTGATTCTATAAAAATTGCTAGAAAAACAAAAACAATTTTATATCAAAATATTGTTTTCATTATGGCTATAAAAATTGGATTCTTATTTTTAGGAGCTGGAGCAGTTATTGGTATGAAAGAGGCAATTTTTGCTGATGTTGGAGTTGCTTTATTGGCAATATTTAACTCAATGAGAATTTTAAAAGATATAAAAAAATAA
- a CDS encoding cation diffusion facilitator family transporter: protein MTQQRKATIISSSVAGVLTLIKLVVGIASGSVAVLASAIDSILDMFVSIFNYFAILNSEKPADKNFNYGRGKIEALALVIEGTIITISGIYLFYEAVKKAITGETSQYLEISIYVMIVSLVVTISLVTYLNYVAKKTKSMVIEADALHYKTDVLSNIAVLVSLILVSVTEYEIFDVLIGAAISFYIIYSAYDLIKKGIFVLLDKSLEEELVVKIEEIIKSSKRVNTYHLLKTREAANQTFVEVHLVFDCLITLMEAHKVTHFIEDRIKELDKSRDWIINIHMDPYDDLHINDNVEK, encoded by the coding sequence ATGACACAACAAAGAAAAGCTACAATAATATCCTCAAGTGTTGCAGGAGTTTTGACTTTAATTAAGCTTGTAGTTGGAATAGCAAGTGGATCTGTGGCGGTTTTAGCTTCAGCTATTGATTCAATTTTAGATATGTTTGTATCTATTTTTAACTATTTTGCTATTTTAAATTCAGAAAAACCAGCTGATAAAAATTTTAATTATGGAAGAGGAAAAATAGAGGCTCTAGCTTTGGTAATAGAAGGAACTATTATTACAATATCTGGAATATACCTTTTTTATGAAGCAGTTAAAAAAGCAATTACAGGAGAAACATCACAATATTTGGAGATATCAATATATGTGATGATTGTATCTTTGGTTGTTACAATATCTTTGGTTACTTATTTAAATTATGTAGCTAAAAAGACAAAATCAATGGTTATTGAAGCTGATGCACTTCATTATAAAACAGATGTTTTAAGTAATATTGCTGTTTTAGTATCTTTAATATTAGTAAGTGTTACAGAGTATGAGATTTTTGATGTTTTAATTGGAGCTGCAATCTCTTTTTATATTATATATTCAGCTTATGATTTGATAAAAAAAGGTATTTTTGTTCTTTTAGATAAATCTTTAGAAGAAGAGTTGGTGGTAAAAATTGAAGAGATAATAAAATCATCAAAAAGAGTAAATACTTATCATCTTTTAAAAACAAGAGAAGCTGCAAATCAAACTTTTGTTGAGGTTCATTTGGTTTTTGATTGTTTAATTACACTTATGGAAGCTCACAAAGTGACACATTTTATTGAAGATAGAATTAAGGAACTTGATAAGAGTAGAGATTGGATTATAAATATTCATATGGATCCATACGATGATTTACATATAAATGATAATGTAGAGAAATAA
- a CDS encoding MBOAT family O-acyltransferase — protein sequence MLFNSYEFIFVFLPIVFVIYFYLTHKRLISGAKAFLVFSSLFFYSWWNVLYLPILLSSVLFNYVIANILSKKEFKKSFSKKSVLIFGIVANLSLLAYFKYADFLIDNFNLVSGSSINLLHLALPLALSFVTFQQVAFLVDSYKGFTKEYDFLNYALFVTFFPQLIAGPIVHHKEMMPQFASRWNMVKRYKNIALGLFIFSIGLFKKVVIADTFAVWATAGFDTATTLNLIEAWATSLSYTFQLYFDFSGYCDMAIGIALLFNIKLPINFNSPYKALNIQDFWRRWHITLSRFLRDYVYIPLGGNKKGSFRTYSNLLATFIIGGLWHGAGWTFVFWGFLHGLALIIHRVWTNLGFKMNTILAWFITFNFVNIAWIFFRAKEWDDAIKVLSSMFSLDNVVLPNPLATKLGYLKDFGVEFGGFIANLDNDGGKTLIPMMFFAFILVLFFKNSMEKRDSFKPNYKLAFLTAFCFIFGILSLNKVSEFLYFNF from the coding sequence TTGTTATTTAATTCATACGAATTTATATTTGTATTTTTGCCAATAGTATTTGTAATCTATTTTTATCTTACGCATAAGAGATTAATTTCAGGTGCAAAAGCTTTTTTGGTTTTTTCAAGTCTATTTTTTTATTCTTGGTGGAATGTTCTTTATCTTCCAATCTTATTGAGCAGTGTTTTATTTAACTATGTTATTGCAAATATATTAAGTAAAAAAGAGTTTAAGAAATCTTTTTCAAAGAAATCAGTTTTGATTTTTGGAATAGTTGCAAATCTTTCATTACTTGCATATTTCAAATATGCAGATTTTTTAATAGATAATTTTAATCTTGTAAGTGGAAGTAGTATAAATTTATTGCATTTAGCTCTTCCTTTAGCATTGTCATTTGTAACATTTCAACAAGTAGCTTTTCTGGTTGATTCATATAAAGGATTCACAAAAGAGTATGACTTTTTAAACTATGCACTGTTTGTTACCTTTTTTCCACAACTTATTGCAGGACCTATTGTTCATCATAAAGAGATGATGCCTCAGTTTGCAAGTCGTTGGAATATGGTAAAGAGGTATAAAAATATAGCTCTTGGACTTTTTATATTCTCTATTGGATTGTTTAAAAAAGTTGTGATTGCAGATACATTTGCAGTTTGGGCAACTGCTGGATTTGATACAGCAACAACACTAAACCTAATAGAAGCATGGGCAACAAGCCTATCTTATACTTTTCAACTATACTTTGATTTTAGTGGATACTGTGATATGGCAATAGGAATAGCACTATTGTTTAATATAAAACTTCCTATTAACTTTAACTCTCCATATAAAGCTTTAAATATACAAGATTTCTGGAGAAGATGGCATATAACTCTTTCTAGATTTTTAAGAGATTATGTATATATTCCTCTTGGTGGAAATAAAAAAGGAAGCTTTAGAACATACTCAAATCTTTTAGCAACATTTATAATAGGTGGACTTTGGCATGGAGCTGGATGGACATTTGTATTCTGGGGATTTTTACATGGTCTTGCATTGATAATTCATAGAGTGTGGACAAACCTAGGATTTAAGATGAATACAATCCTAGCTTGGTTTATTACTTTTAACTTTGTAAATATAGCATGGATATTTTTTAGAGCAAAAGAGTGGGATGATGCTATTAAGGTTTTAAGCTCAATGTTTAGTTTGGATAATGTTGTGTTGCCAAATCCATTAGCTACAAAATTAGGATATTTAAAAGACTTTGGAGTTGAATTTGGTGGATTTATTGCAAATCTTGATAATGATGGTGGAAAAACATTAATACCTATGATGTTTTTTGCATTTATTTTAGTTCTATTTTTCAAAAATAGTATGGAAAAAAGAGATAGTTTTAAACCAAACTATAAACTGGCTTTTTTAACAGCATTTTGCTTTATTTTTGGAATTTTATCTTTAAATAAAGTATCTGAATTTTTATATTTTAATTTTTAA
- the lpdA gene encoding dihydrolipoyl dehydrogenase, whose translation MNEIKTQVLVIGAGPGGYSAAFRSADLGLDTVIVERYPTLGGVCLNVGCIPSKALLHVAKVVEEAKHIKNAGIFYEEPKIDIEKVADYKNGVVKRLTTGLASMAKMRKVNHIQGYAKFLDENSVEVELTNGEKTKVIFENCIIAAGSQSSKMSFIPHEDPRIWDSTDALEVKEVPKKLLILGGGIIGLEMGTVYSTLGSEVDVAIRGEQLMTGTDLDIIKVYTKANQDRFNIMAKTQTQSIIPKKEGIYVEFKGENAPKDGVLYDAVLVALGRSANGNKLGLENTNVEVDEQGLIKVDSQLRTKASNIFAIGDIIGQPMLAHKAVHEGHVAAEVIAGHKVYFEPKQIPSIAYTFPEIASAGMSEIEAKKAGINYEVSSFPWSASGRALASDVANSGLTKLIFNKDTNQLIGGAIVGENAGELLGEISLALEMDCDAQDLALTIHAHPTLHESIGMAAEIFEGTITDFPNAKAVKRK comes from the coding sequence AGTTTTAGTAATTGGTGCAGGACCTGGTGGATATTCGGCTGCTTTTAGATCTGCTGATTTAGGTTTAGATACAGTTATTGTTGAAAGATACCCTACTTTAGGTGGGGTTTGCTTAAATGTTGGTTGTATTCCTTCTAAAGCTTTACTTCATGTTGCAAAAGTTGTTGAAGAAGCAAAACATATAAAAAATGCTGGAATCTTCTATGAAGAGCCAAAAATCGATATAGAAAAAGTAGCTGATTATAAAAATGGTGTTGTAAAAAGATTAACTACTGGTTTAGCTTCAATGGCAAAAATGAGAAAAGTAAATCATATTCAAGGTTATGCAAAATTCTTAGATGAAAATAGTGTTGAAGTAGAGCTTACAAATGGTGAAAAAACAAAAGTAATATTTGAAAATTGTATTATTGCAGCTGGTAGCCAAAGTTCAAAAATGTCATTTATTCCTCATGAAGACCCAAGAATTTGGGATTCAACAGATGCTTTAGAAGTAAAAGAAGTTCCAAAAAAACTTCTTATTCTTGGAGGTGGAATAATTGGTCTTGAGATGGGAACAGTTTATTCAACTTTAGGAAGCGAAGTTGATGTTGCAATCAGAGGTGAGCAACTTATGACTGGAACGGATCTTGATATTATAAAAGTTTATACAAAAGCAAATCAAGATAGATTTAATATCATGGCTAAAACTCAAACTCAAAGCATAATTCCTAAAAAAGAAGGAATATATGTAGAGTTCAAAGGAGAAAATGCTCCAAAAGATGGTGTTTTATATGATGCTGTGTTAGTTGCTCTTGGAAGAAGTGCAAATGGAAATAAACTTGGACTTGAAAATACAAATGTAGAAGTAGATGAGCAAGGATTAATCAAAGTTGATTCACAACTGCGAACAAAAGCTTCAAATATTTTTGCTATTGGAGATATTATTGGTCAACCAATGCTTGCACATAAAGCTGTACATGAAGGTCATGTTGCTGCTGAAGTAATTGCTGGGCATAAAGTATATTTTGAACCAAAACAAATTCCATCTATTGCATATACATTTCCTGAAATTGCAAGTGCTGGAATGAGTGAAATAGAGGCTAAAAAAGCTGGTATTAACTATGAAGTTAGTTCATTCCCTTGGAGTGCAAGTGGAAGAGCATTGGCAAGTGATGTTGCAAATTCTGGACTTACAAAACTAATTTTCAATAAAGATACAAATCAGCTTATTGGTGGAGCGATTGTAGGAGAAAATGCTGGAGAACTTCTTGGAGAAATCTCATTAGCACTTGAAATGGATTGCGATGCCCAAGATTTGGCACTTACTATTCATGCTCATCCAACTCTTCACGAATCTATTGGAATGGCAGCTGAAATTTTTGAAGGAACTATCACAGATTTCCCAAATGCTAAAGCTGTAAAGAGAAAGTAA